One part of the Neodiprion virginianus isolate iyNeoVirg1 chromosome 3, iyNeoVirg1.1, whole genome shotgun sequence genome encodes these proteins:
- the LOC124300407 gene encoding uncharacterized protein LOC124300407 has protein sequence MKDVYVIKVKTRPPLSSLYPSERRYSASTVGGLALVHLGLGLLGMLLGVLARSIQGPILGLASLVPFSSGLLAWRRWYIDRNISIFFYGSLFSALLALLCSLATLLDITVVSGVSATSEWRLENVFAFGKNDDDEETIGLNVTDSGIFRGGFFTFWRAGDPTDFPANFVLDLNLLVACVLEAFWSLLSVRISLRGMRNLGGSERPANRDCNESENDRITRITCNGFGKKPPTPNPRLIIERRGSIDDNEFRFRDISNVEISSGPRLPLPESNTEFRERVERFLANQAAHRIVEGSCS, from the coding sequence ATGAAGGACGTGTACGTGATCAAGGTCAAGACTCGTCCACCCCTCTCGTCTCTCTACCCCTCGGAACGAAGATACTCGGCCTCCACGGTCGGTGGCCTCGCCCTCGTTCACCTGGGCCTCGGTCTCTTGGGGATGCTGCTCGGGGTCCTGGCCCGTTCGATTCAGGGCCCGATTTTGGGCCTGGCAAGCCTGGTGCCATTCTCATCGGGGCTGCTGGCATGGCGGCGTTGGTACATCGATAGAAACATATCGATATTCTTTTACGGCAGTTTATTCTCCGCGCTCTTGGCCCTGCTCTGCAGCCTCGCGACTTTACTCGACATCACCGTCGTGTCCGGTGTATCGGCGACGTCCGAGTGGCGTTTGGAGAACGTTTTCGCCTTTGGCaagaacgacgacgacgaggaaaCGATCGGTCTCAATGTCACTGATTCGGGGATATTTCGAGGAGGGTTTTTCACATTTTGGAGGGCGGGTGATCCTACGGATTTTCCAGCCAACTTCGTCCTTGATCTCAACCTTCTTGTCGCCTGCGTACTTGAGGCATTTTGGTCCCTACTCAGCGTCAGGATTTCCCTCCGCGGTATGAGAAACCTCGGTGGTAGCGAACGTCCAGCTAATCGTGATTGTAACGAATCGGAGAATGATCGAATAACACGGATCACGTGCAATGGTTTTGGGAAAAAACCACCTACGCCTAATCCACGACTCATAATCGAACGTCGCGGTTCCATCGACGACAACGAATTTCGTTTTCGCGATATTTCCAACGTTGAAATATCTTCCGGACCGAGACTTCCGCTGCCCGAGTCCAACACGGAGTTCAGGGAGAGAGTTGAACGTTTTTTGGCCAATCAGGCTGCACACAGAATCGTCGAGGGATCTTGCTCTTGA